The following proteins are co-located in the Labrys monachus genome:
- the cysS gene encoding cysteine--tRNA ligase, with protein sequence MALRLYDTRTRAKVDFQPADPDRVRLYVCGPTVYDFAHIGNARPIIVFDVLFRLLRRLYGAEHVTYARNITDVDDKINDRAAERGITIRDLTDGTLAQFHEDIRALGVLMPADVNTPGEPPQMVEPRATDHIEEMKAIIERLVARGVAYVAEEHVLFSVEAMGRIATAPRYGSLARRSLDEMLAGARVDVAPYKRDAMDFVLWKPSSGHQPGWPSPCGIATRGRPGWHIECSAMSMAKLLTPFGGGLACEDPARNVFDIHGGGIDLVFPHHENEIAQTCCALGTPLMATVWMHNGFLQVEGEKMSKSLGNFITIRELLASDRFGGRAWPGDVLRLAMLRTHYRQPIDWTVQALHEAHQTLLRWYEETPAGGAVDDGVIEALSDDLNMPAVLARLHQIGDPAARAASLAFLGFTNEVAALRGDSVVSDMLRADVEALLLARKTARAAKNWAESDRIRDELARLNIAVKDNKDGTTTWEVKP encoded by the coding sequence ATGGCCTTAAGGCTCTATGATACGCGCACGCGCGCCAAGGTCGACTTCCAGCCGGCCGATCCTGATCGTGTCCGGCTCTATGTCTGCGGGCCGACGGTCTACGACTTCGCCCATATCGGCAATGCCAGGCCGATCATCGTCTTCGACGTGCTGTTCCGCCTCCTGCGCCGCCTCTATGGCGCGGAGCACGTCACCTATGCGCGCAACATCACGGATGTCGACGACAAGATCAACGATCGCGCCGCCGAGCGCGGCATCACCATCCGTGATCTGACGGACGGCACCCTCGCGCAGTTCCATGAGGATATCCGCGCCCTCGGGGTGCTGATGCCGGCCGATGTCAACACGCCGGGCGAGCCGCCCCAGATGGTCGAGCCGCGCGCCACCGACCATATCGAGGAGATGAAGGCGATCATCGAGCGCCTGGTGGCGCGCGGCGTCGCCTATGTCGCCGAGGAGCATGTGCTGTTCTCCGTCGAGGCGATGGGGCGTATCGCCACCGCCCCGCGCTATGGTTCGCTCGCCCGGCGCTCGCTCGACGAGATGCTGGCCGGCGCCCGCGTCGACGTCGCCCCCTACAAGCGCGATGCGATGGACTTCGTGCTGTGGAAGCCCTCGAGCGGCCATCAGCCCGGCTGGCCGAGCCCGTGCGGCATCGCCACCCGCGGCCGCCCGGGCTGGCACATCGAATGCTCGGCCATGTCGATGGCCAAGCTCCTGACGCCCTTCGGCGGGGGGCTCGCCTGCGAAGATCCGGCCAGGAACGTCTTCGACATCCATGGCGGCGGCATCGACCTGGTCTTCCCCCATCACGAGAACGAGATCGCCCAGACCTGCTGCGCGCTCGGCACGCCGCTGATGGCGACCGTGTGGATGCATAACGGCTTCCTGCAGGTCGAAGGCGAGAAGATGTCGAAGAGCCTCGGCAATTTCATCACCATCCGGGAATTGCTGGCGAGCGACCGTTTCGGCGGGCGGGCATGGCCCGGCGACGTGCTGCGCCTGGCCATGCTGCGGACGCATTACCGCCAGCCGATCGACTGGACGGTGCAGGCGCTCCACGAGGCGCACCAGACGCTGCTGCGCTGGTACGAGGAGACGCCTGCGGGCGGTGCCGTCGACGACGGCGTGATCGAGGCCCTCTCGGACGACCTCAACATGCCTGCCGTGCTGGCGAGGCTGCATCAGATCGGCGACCCGGCGGCCCGCGCGGCATCGCTCGCCTTTCTCGGCTTCACCAACGAGGTGGCGGCCCTGCGCGGCGACAGCGTGGTGAGCGACATGCTGCGGGCCGATGTCGAGGCGCTGCTCCTCGCCAGGAAGACGGCGAGGGCGGCCAAGAACTGGGCCGAGTCGGATCGCATCCGTGACGAACTGGCGCGGCTGAACATCGCGGTCAAGGACAACAAGGACGGTACCACCACGTGGGAGGTCAAGCCATGA
- a CDS encoding CreA family protein: MVLGMSAAPLPAAAEEPDLIFKKSTVWKFLTPDDKLATYGIDDPDVEGVACHFTVPEKGGLKGMFGVAEQTSDISLACRQIGPIKFKTKFEQGALVYRQSRSLLFKKMQVVRGCDAKRNVLVYVVYSDKLIDGSPKNSTSTVPVMPWGGEPVPKCGDFVTD; this comes from the coding sequence ATGGTCCTGGGAATGTCCGCCGCACCACTGCCGGCGGCGGCGGAAGAGCCCGACCTGATCTTCAAGAAATCCACCGTGTGGAAATTTCTGACGCCCGACGACAAGCTCGCGACCTACGGCATCGATGATCCCGACGTCGAGGGCGTCGCCTGCCATTTCACCGTACCGGAGAAGGGCGGCCTCAAGGGCATGTTCGGCGTTGCCGAGCAGACCTCCGACATCTCGCTCGCCTGCCGCCAGATCGGGCCGATCAAGTTCAAGACGAAATTCGAGCAGGGGGCGCTGGTCTACCGGCAGTCCCGCTCGCTCTTGTTCAAGAAGATGCAGGTCGTCCGCGGCTGCGACGCCAAGCGCAACGTGCTGGTCTATGTGGTCTATTCGGACAAGCTGATCGACGGCTCGCCGAAGAATTCGACCTCGACCGTTCCGGTGATGCCGTGGGGCGGCGAGCCCGTGCCGAAATGCGGGGACTTCGTCACCGATTGA
- a CDS encoding TIGR00730 family Rossman fold protein translates to MTKLRSICVYCGSSNGVRPSYVEGAQRLGAAMASAGIRLVYGGGDVGLMGTVARSVIDNGGHVTGIIPTFLQRRERMLTAVEELIVTKDMHERKRLMFERADAFVALPGGVGTLEELVEQLTWAQLGQHRKPIVLANIDGFWSRFLDILDHMRREGFIRAEMAVDVLIANDPDEIVPMIAAAVEKVTKAQMELRVAPTAL, encoded by the coding sequence ATGACAAAACTTCGATCGATTTGCGTCTATTGCGGTTCCAGCAATGGGGTTCGCCCCTCCTATGTCGAGGGTGCTCAGCGGCTCGGGGCCGCCATGGCCTCGGCCGGGATCCGGCTGGTGTATGGCGGGGGCGATGTCGGCCTGATGGGCACCGTCGCCCGTTCGGTCATCGACAATGGCGGCCATGTCACCGGCATCATCCCGACCTTCCTGCAGCGGCGCGAGCGCATGCTGACGGCTGTCGAGGAGCTGATCGTCACCAAGGACATGCACGAGCGCAAGCGCCTGATGTTCGAGCGCGCCGATGCTTTCGTCGCCCTGCCCGGCGGGGTCGGCACGCTCGAGGAACTCGTCGAGCAATTGACCTGGGCGCAGCTCGGCCAGCACAGGAAGCCGATCGTCCTTGCCAATATCGACGGATTCTGGAGCCGTTTCCTCGACATCCTCGATCATATGCGGCGCGAAGGCTTCATTCGCGCCGAGATGGCGGTCGACGTGCTGATCGCCAACGATCCCGACGAGATCGTGCCGATGATCGCGGCGGCGGTCGAGAAGGTCACCAAGGCGCAGATGGAACTCAGAGTCGCGCCGACCGCGCTGTAG
- the cimA gene encoding citramalate synthase gives MTRSRLYLFDTTLRDGAQTTGVDFSLPDKRAIAHLLDDLGIDYIEGGYPGANPLDTEFFSADNGLRARFTAFGMTKRAGRSAANDPGVAGLLDARADAVCFVAKSWDHQVRLALGIGLDDNLESIRDSVAAAAARGREVLLDCEHFFDGYKANPAYALACARAAFEAGARWVVLCDTNGGTLPHEVERIVGEVAQAIPGDNLGIHAHNDTEQAVANSLAALRAGVRQIQGTLNGLGERCGNANLTSLIPTLLLKPAYADRFEIGVTTEKLQTLTRVSRQLDELLNRTPDHHAPYVGSSAFATKAGIHASAVVKDPATYEHVPPESVGNRRKLLVSDQAGRSNILAELERLGVGVDRDDPRLGRLLGALKDKEAQGYAYEGADASFFLLAKRILGTVPEFFFVERFSVNVERRWNARGELASYSEAIVKVKVGEEDLISAAEGNGPVNALDTALRKDLGKYQSYIEDLKLVDYKVRIFQGGTDAVTRVLIEFQDAAGERWTTVGVSANIIDASFQALTDSITYKLLKAGADSMSVLPGPTARSARL, from the coding sequence ATGACCCGCAGCCGGCTCTACCTCTTCGACACGACCCTGCGCGACGGCGCCCAGACCACCGGCGTCGATTTCTCGCTGCCCGACAAGCGGGCGATCGCCCATCTGCTCGACGATCTCGGCATCGACTATATCGAGGGCGGCTATCCCGGCGCCAATCCTCTCGATACCGAATTCTTCAGCGCGGACAACGGGCTCAGGGCCCGCTTCACCGCCTTCGGCATGACGAAGCGGGCCGGGCGCTCGGCCGCCAACGATCCCGGGGTCGCGGGCCTTCTCGACGCCAGGGCCGATGCGGTGTGCTTCGTCGCCAAGAGCTGGGACCACCAGGTGCGGCTGGCGCTCGGCATCGGCCTCGACGACAATCTCGAATCGATCCGCGACAGCGTCGCGGCGGCCGCCGCCCGCGGCCGCGAGGTGCTGCTCGACTGCGAGCATTTCTTCGACGGCTACAAGGCCAATCCCGCCTATGCGCTCGCCTGCGCCCGCGCGGCCTTCGAGGCCGGCGCGCGCTGGGTCGTCCTGTGCGACACCAATGGCGGCACGCTGCCGCACGAGGTGGAGCGCATCGTCGGCGAGGTGGCGCAGGCCATTCCCGGTGACAATCTCGGCATCCACGCCCATAACGATACCGAGCAGGCGGTCGCCAATTCGCTCGCGGCGCTGCGCGCGGGCGTGCGCCAGATCCAGGGCACGCTCAACGGGCTCGGTGAACGCTGTGGCAATGCCAATCTCACCTCGCTGATTCCGACGCTGCTGCTCAAGCCGGCCTATGCCGACCGCTTCGAGATCGGCGTGACGACGGAGAAGCTGCAGACCCTGACCCGCGTCTCGCGCCAGCTCGACGAGCTGCTGAACCGCACGCCCGATCACCACGCGCCCTATGTCGGCTCGTCCGCCTTCGCGACCAAGGCGGGCATCCACGCCTCCGCCGTGGTCAAGGATCCCGCGACCTATGAGCATGTGCCGCCGGAGAGCGTCGGCAACCGCCGCAAGCTGCTGGTGTCGGACCAGGCGGGCCGATCCAACATCCTCGCCGAACTCGAACGCCTCGGCGTCGGCGTCGACAGGGATGATCCGAGGCTCGGCCGGCTTCTCGGCGCGCTCAAGGACAAGGAGGCGCAGGGCTATGCCTATGAAGGCGCCGATGCCTCCTTCTTCCTGCTGGCCAAGCGCATTCTCGGCACCGTGCCGGAGTTCTTCTTCGTCGAGCGCTTCAGCGTGAATGTCGAAAGGCGCTGGAACGCGCGCGGCGAACTCGCCAGCTATTCGGAGGCGATCGTCAAGGTCAAGGTCGGCGAGGAAGACCTGATCTCGGCGGCGGAAGGCAACGGCCCCGTCAACGCCCTCGACACGGCGCTGCGCAAGGATCTCGGCAAGTACCAGTCCTATATCGAGGATCTCAAGCTCGTGGACTACAAGGTCCGCATCTTCCAGGGCGGCACCGACGCGGTGACGCGCGTCCTCATCGAATTCCAGGATGCCGCGGGAGAGCGCTGGACCACCGTCGGCGTCTCCGCCAACATCATCGACGCCTCGTTCCAGGCCCTGACGGATTCGATCACCTACAAGCTGCTGAAGGCCGGCGCGGACAGCATGTCCGTGCTTCCGGGACCTACAGCGCGGTCGGCGCGACTCTGA
- a CDS encoding GNAT family N-acetyltransferase has protein sequence MTAPTGFTGTPKAGLRPFLPADTPILAEIFRAGVLELTGEDYSELQQEAWAGSADDEEAFGRKLAACLTLVATVDGAPVGFIALEGKETVALLYVHPAVAGQGVATLLYNAIEQLAKARGATRLMVDASDSARDFFERRGFEAQRRNTVVLGDEWIGNTTMKKDLAGAPQGMRS, from the coding sequence ATGACGGCCCCAACCGGATTCACCGGCACGCCCAAGGCTGGCCTGCGGCCGTTCCTGCCGGCCGACACCCCGATCCTGGCCGAGATCTTCCGTGCCGGCGTCCTCGAACTCACGGGCGAGGACTATTCCGAACTCCAGCAGGAAGCCTGGGCCGGCAGCGCTGACGACGAGGAAGCCTTCGGCCGCAAGCTGGCGGCGTGCCTGACGCTGGTCGCCACCGTGGACGGCGCTCCGGTCGGCTTCATCGCGCTCGAGGGCAAGGAGACGGTCGCGCTGCTCTACGTCCATCCGGCGGTCGCGGGGCAGGGCGTCGCCACCCTGCTCTACAATGCGATCGAGCAGCTCGCCAAGGCGCGCGGCGCCACCCGCCTGATGGTCGATGCGAGCGACAGCGCCCGCGATTTCTTCGAGAGGCGCGGCTTCGAGGCGCAGCGGCGCAACACGGTGGTGCTCGGCGACGAGTGGATCGGCAATACGACGATGAAGAAGGATCTCGCCGGGGCCCCGCAGGGCATGCGGTCATGA